A genome region from Microbacterium profundi includes the following:
- a CDS encoding threonine aldolase family protein: protein MTTLHDPAIRGFASDNYSGIHPEILAAIAAANDGHQIAYGEDQYSERLQEVFRGHLGDGIQAFPVFNGTGANVVGLQSMLPRWGAVITASTAHINVDEGGAPERIGGMKLLTVPTDDGKLTPELVDREAWGWGDEHRAQPLVVSITQSTELGTLYSVDEIRALADHAHGHGMHLHMDGARISNAAAALDVRLRAFTRDAGVDVLSFGGTKNGAMLGEAIVVLNPEASAGLIYGRKYNMQLSSKMRFVSAQLIALLEGDLWVRNARHSNAMAARLRAGIEAGLDAGSIRGVEFTQETQSNGVFATLPDGVADRLRESFRFYDWDAARNEVRWMCSFDTQESDVDAFIAELGRLTTA, encoded by the coding sequence GTGACCACTCTGCATGACCCCGCGATCCGGGGATTCGCGTCGGACAACTACTCCGGCATCCACCCCGAGATCCTCGCGGCGATCGCCGCAGCGAACGACGGCCACCAGATCGCGTATGGCGAAGACCAGTACAGCGAGCGCCTGCAGGAGGTCTTCCGCGGCCACCTCGGCGACGGCATCCAGGCGTTCCCCGTCTTCAACGGCACCGGCGCGAACGTCGTCGGCCTGCAGTCGATGTTGCCGCGCTGGGGCGCCGTGATCACGGCATCCACCGCTCACATCAATGTCGACGAGGGCGGTGCGCCCGAGCGGATCGGCGGCATGAAGCTGCTCACGGTGCCCACCGACGACGGCAAGCTCACACCTGAACTCGTCGACCGTGAGGCCTGGGGCTGGGGCGACGAGCACCGCGCACAGCCGCTCGTCGTGTCGATCACGCAGTCCACCGAGCTCGGCACGCTCTACTCCGTCGACGAGATCCGCGCCCTCGCCGATCACGCGCACGGCCACGGCATGCACCTGCACATGGACGGTGCACGCATCTCCAACGCCGCCGCCGCCCTCGACGTACGCCTGCGCGCGTTCACGCGCGACGCCGGTGTGGACGTGCTCAGCTTCGGCGGCACCAAGAACGGCGCGATGCTCGGCGAGGCGATCGTCGTGCTGAATCCCGAAGCATCCGCAGGTCTGATCTACGGCCGCAAGTACAACATGCAGCTCTCGTCGAAGATGCGCTTCGTCTCCGCGCAGCTCATCGCGCTGCTCGAGGGCGACCTGTGGGTGCGCAATGCTCGGCACTCCAACGCGATGGCCGCCAGACTGCGGGCCGGCATCGAGGCGGGGCTGGATGCCGGGAGCATCCGGGGCGTCGAATTCACCCAGGAGACGCAGTCGAACGGCGTGTTCGCGACGCTTCCGGACGGCGTCGCCGACCGGCTGCGCGAGTCGTTCCGCTTCTACGACTGGGATGCCGCGCGCAACGAAGTGCGCTGGATGTGCAGCTTCGACACGCAGGAGTCGGACGTGGACGCGTTCATCGCGGAGCTCGGGCGACTGACCACGGCGTAG